Proteins from a genomic interval of Synechococcus sp. A15-28:
- a CDS encoding peptidase domain-containing ABC transporter translates to MTQSPPFPLLKHPAFQDLSDAALSRLQGSTKLLRFELGQQLCEPDDIPARILVLLKGQARLVGRHNGRLTTVGKFGPGSVIGAASLLCGSACENVIASDEVIACAISDEEWTQLYGEEESFRLWCDEQLWPQELLALLEVLEEGTAETESSALEQLEQMFKTAKRCRPDAEAIDAALATGGRLHLTSCWGDATVGQPIRAVTDLPSTVRFGPRLVLVPGSSEASVAQEPGGDLVPVNAVEDAELLPPVSRYSPERNVVDSLRLIRAEGPIQETLACFQMLAQLMKLPFRRDSIEKVLQDNLRRGLTPNLQLCGQLAASLGLHVMAAKVPAVAGTRLQVPSMVPWQGGFALVVASNEQGLKLASPKHGMVTLGPTDLADCFPEGIELLLMERSNATPDQKFGPGWFWPALKRYRGVLIQVLAASFVVQLFTLANPLLIQVIIDKVISQRSLDTLQVLGIALVVVTILEGVLGSLKTFLFAETTNRIDQRLGAEVIDHLLRLPLGYFDRRPVGELGTRVAELEKIRNFLTGQALTTILDAAFSVIYILVMVVYSLLLTLIALSVLPIQIGLTVLGAPLFRRQFRAAAEENAKTQSHLVEVLTGIQTVKAQNVEMVSRWRWQEFYSQYIARTFEKTITGTALNQTSQVLQKISQLMVLWIGASMVLSGDLTLGQLIAFRIISGYVTQPLLRLSTIWQSIQELRVSFERLADVIDTPEESDEVDKSKVMLPPLQGEVRFEDLSFRFRPGQPEVLKDINLEIKAGTFVGIVGQSGSGKSTLMKLLPRLYEPGEGRILIDGYDIAKVELYSLRRQIGIVPQDPLLFSGTVSENIALTNPEASSEEIVRAAQLANAHDFIMELPSGYSTPVGERGASLSGGQRQRVAIARTLLSNPKLLVMDEATSALDYETERKVCDNLLENLDDQTVFFITHRLSTIRQADVIVMLHQGAVVEVGTHEELMNHRGRYYALYRQQEST, encoded by the coding sequence ATGACCCAGTCCCCTCCCTTCCCACTGCTCAAGCACCCTGCCTTCCAGGACTTGTCCGATGCCGCTTTGTCGCGGTTGCAAGGCTCCACCAAGTTGCTGCGTTTCGAGCTGGGTCAGCAGCTGTGCGAGCCGGATGACATCCCGGCCAGGATCCTGGTGTTGCTCAAGGGTCAGGCCCGTCTTGTGGGTCGTCATAACGGCCGCCTTACCACCGTCGGCAAATTTGGCCCGGGCAGTGTGATCGGTGCCGCCAGCCTGCTCTGCGGCAGTGCTTGCGAGAACGTGATCGCCTCGGACGAAGTGATCGCCTGCGCGATTTCCGATGAAGAGTGGACCCAGCTCTACGGCGAGGAGGAGTCGTTCCGCCTCTGGTGCGACGAGCAGCTCTGGCCGCAGGAACTGCTGGCGTTGCTGGAGGTCCTCGAGGAGGGAACGGCAGAGACCGAAAGCTCCGCCCTCGAGCAGCTTGAGCAGATGTTTAAGACTGCCAAACGCTGCCGCCCTGATGCAGAGGCGATTGATGCGGCGTTGGCGACAGGTGGCCGGCTGCACCTCACCAGCTGCTGGGGGGACGCCACGGTTGGCCAGCCCATTCGAGCGGTCACCGATCTCCCCTCGACGGTTCGTTTCGGTCCACGGCTTGTGCTGGTCCCTGGCTCGTCCGAGGCCAGCGTTGCGCAGGAGCCCGGCGGCGATCTCGTACCCGTCAATGCTGTTGAGGATGCTGAGCTGCTCCCACCGGTGAGTCGCTACAGCCCAGAGCGCAACGTGGTGGACAGCCTGAGGCTGATCCGCGCTGAAGGCCCGATCCAGGAAACGCTGGCCTGCTTCCAGATGCTGGCCCAATTGATGAAGCTGCCGTTCCGGCGCGATTCAATCGAGAAGGTTCTGCAGGACAACCTGCGTCGCGGTCTCACCCCCAACCTTCAGCTCTGCGGCCAGTTGGCGGCCAGCCTCGGACTTCACGTCATGGCGGCGAAGGTGCCAGCCGTGGCGGGCACCCGCCTGCAGGTGCCATCGATGGTTCCCTGGCAGGGCGGGTTCGCCCTGGTGGTGGCCAGCAACGAACAGGGCCTGAAGCTCGCCTCGCCGAAACACGGCATGGTCACGTTGGGTCCCACTGACCTGGCGGATTGTTTCCCCGAGGGCATCGAACTGCTCCTCATGGAGCGATCCAATGCCACCCCCGATCAGAAGTTCGGTCCGGGTTGGTTCTGGCCGGCTCTCAAGCGCTACCGGGGTGTGCTGATCCAGGTGCTGGCGGCCAGTTTCGTGGTGCAGTTGTTCACCCTGGCCAACCCCCTGCTGATTCAGGTGATCATCGACAAGGTGATCAGCCAGCGCAGCCTGGACACGCTGCAGGTGCTGGGCATCGCCCTGGTGGTGGTGACGATTCTGGAAGGGGTGCTGGGCAGCCTCAAGACGTTCCTGTTTGCTGAAACCACGAACCGGATCGATCAGCGCCTCGGCGCCGAAGTGATCGACCACCTGCTGCGCCTTCCCCTGGGTTATTTCGACCGCCGCCCGGTGGGTGAGCTCGGCACCCGGGTGGCCGAGCTCGAGAAGATCCGCAATTTCCTCACGGGTCAGGCGCTCACCACGATCCTGGATGCCGCCTTCTCGGTGATCTACATCCTGGTGATGGTGGTCTACAGCTTGCTGCTCACCCTGATCGCCCTGTCCGTGCTGCCGATTCAGATCGGACTCACGGTGCTGGGGGCTCCGCTGTTCCGCCGTCAGTTCCGTGCTGCCGCGGAGGAGAACGCCAAGACCCAGAGCCATCTCGTGGAAGTGCTCACGGGCATCCAGACGGTGAAGGCCCAGAACGTGGAGATGGTCAGCCGTTGGCGGTGGCAGGAGTTTTATTCCCAGTACATCGCCCGCACGTTTGAGAAGACGATCACCGGCACGGCTCTGAACCAGACCAGCCAGGTGCTGCAGAAGATCTCCCAGCTGATGGTGCTCTGGATCGGCGCCTCGATGGTGCTCAGCGGTGATCTGACCCTGGGCCAGCTGATCGCGTTCCGCATCATTTCCGGTTATGTCACCCAGCCGCTGCTGCGGTTGTCGACGATCTGGCAGAGCATCCAGGAACTGCGGGTGAGCTTTGAGCGTCTCGCTGACGTGATTGACACCCCTGAGGAATCCGATGAGGTGGATAAATCCAAGGTGATGCTGCCTCCGTTGCAGGGGGAGGTGCGGTTCGAGGATCTGTCCTTCCGCTTCCGTCCCGGACAACCGGAGGTGTTGAAGGACATCAACCTGGAGATCAAGGCCGGCACATTCGTTGGCATCGTCGGCCAGAGCGGCAGCGGCAAGAGCACTCTGATGAAGTTGCTGCCGCGGCTGTATGAGCCCGGTGAGGGCCGGATCCTGATCGACGGCTACGACATCGCCAAGGTGGAGCTGTATTCGCTCCGCCGCCAGATCGGCATCGTGCCCCAGGATCCGCTGCTGTTCAGCGGCACCGTCAGCGAGAACATCGCCCTGACGAATCCAGAGGCTTCCAGCGAGGAGATCGTTCGGGCGGCTCAGTTGGCCAATGCCCACGATTTCATCATGGAACTCCCCAGCGGCTACAGCACGCCGGTGGGCGAACGCGGCGCTTCCCTGAGTGGTGGCCAGCGTCAGCGGGTGGCGATTGCCAGGACCCTGCTGAGCAATCCCAAGTTGCTCGTCATGGACGAAGCCACCAGCGCCCTCGACTATGAAACCGAGCGCAAGGTCTGCGACAACCTGCTGGAGAACCTGGACGACCAGACGGTGTTCTTCATCACCCATCGTCTGTCCACCATCCGTCAGGCCGATGTGATTGTCATGCTGCACCAGGGCGCCGTGGTGGAAGTCGGCACCCATGAGGAGTTGATGAATCACCGGGGTCGCTACTACGCCCTATACCGCCAGCAGGAGAGCACCTGA
- a CDS encoding nucleotide sugar dehydrogenase, with product MTIQRICCIGAGYVGGPTMAVIADRCPEIEVTVVDINQARIDAWNDPDLSLLPVYEPGLDAVVGRTRGRNLSFSTAVETTVAAADMVFISVNTPTKTKGVGAGQASDLRWVEACARTVAQAATGHTIVVEKSTLPVRTAAAIKTILEAAQADDQQRSFSVLSNPEFLAEGTAICDLEAPDRVLIGGEDAASIEALAGVYSHWVPEPQILRTNLWSSELSKLTANAFLAQRISSINSVAALCEATGADVREVARAIGTDSRIGPKFLNAGPGFGGSCFQKDILNLVYLCRHFGLPEVADYWESVVALNTWQQHRIARLVVQKLFGTVTGKRLAVLGFAFKADTNDTREAPAIRICGDLLEEGAQLAIHDPKVDPAQMARDLNQDAAAAADALSGTGSWALAESVEEAVSGADAVLILTEWNDYRQLNWAEVAKRMRKPAWVFDARAVADPEAVRAAGLTLWRVGDGEG from the coding sequence GTGACGATTCAACGGATCTGCTGCATCGGTGCCGGTTACGTGGGTGGCCCGACGATGGCCGTGATCGCCGATCGCTGTCCTGAGATCGAGGTGACCGTGGTGGACATCAACCAGGCGCGGATTGACGCCTGGAATGATCCGGATCTGAGTCTGCTGCCTGTTTATGAGCCCGGTCTGGATGCGGTGGTGGGCCGCACCCGTGGCCGCAACCTCAGCTTTTCGACGGCCGTGGAGACGACCGTCGCCGCGGCAGACATGGTGTTCATTTCCGTGAACACGCCGACCAAAACGAAAGGTGTGGGAGCTGGTCAGGCCAGCGATCTGCGCTGGGTGGAGGCCTGCGCCCGCACGGTGGCCCAGGCAGCGACTGGCCACACCATCGTGGTGGAGAAGAGCACGCTGCCGGTGCGGACCGCCGCTGCGATCAAGACGATTCTGGAAGCCGCCCAGGCGGATGATCAGCAGCGCAGCTTCTCGGTGCTCTCCAATCCCGAGTTCCTGGCGGAGGGAACGGCGATTTGTGACCTGGAGGCGCCGGACCGGGTGCTGATCGGAGGCGAGGATGCAGCCTCGATTGAGGCTCTGGCAGGGGTCTACAGCCACTGGGTGCCGGAGCCGCAGATCCTGCGCACCAACCTCTGGAGCAGTGAGCTGTCCAAGCTCACGGCCAATGCGTTTCTGGCGCAGCGGATCAGTTCGATCAACTCCGTGGCGGCACTCTGCGAGGCCACCGGCGCCGATGTGCGGGAGGTGGCGCGGGCCATCGGCACTGACAGCCGCATCGGCCCGAAGTTTCTCAATGCCGGCCCTGGCTTCGGCGGCAGCTGCTTCCAGAAGGACATTCTCAACCTGGTGTACCTGTGCCGCCATTTCGGTTTGCCGGAGGTGGCCGACTACTGGGAATCGGTGGTGGCGCTGAACACCTGGCAGCAGCACCGGATCGCCCGGTTGGTGGTGCAGAAGCTCTTCGGCACGGTGACGGGCAAGCGTCTGGCGGTGTTGGGGTTTGCCTTCAAGGCGGACACCAACGACACCCGCGAGGCGCCGGCGATCCGTATCTGCGGAGATCTGTTGGAGGAGGGAGCGCAGCTGGCGATCCATGACCCCAAGGTGGACCCCGCCCAGATGGCCCGTGATCTCAACCAGGATGCGGCCGCGGCGGCGGATGCCCTCAGCGGGACGGGCAGCTGGGCCCTGGCGGAGTCCGTGGAGGAGGCCGTCAGCGGAGCCGATGCGGTGTTGATCCTGACGGAGTGGAACGATTACAGACAGTTGAACTGGGCTGAGGTGGCGAAACGGATGCGCAAGCCGGCCTGGGTGTTTGATGCCCGGGCGGTGGCTGATCCCGAGGCGGTGCGGGCTGCGGGCTTGACCCTGTGGCGTGTCGGGGACGGCGAGGGTTGA
- a CDS encoding glycosyltransferase family 4 protein: MRILFVHQNFPGQYVHIIQRLAQQGQHQLVALGINALDRGRGIPESLNHFRYGLDRGNTPGGHPLVMETESKIIRAEGCARAAEQLKAKGFTPDLICAHPGWGESLFLKGIWPGSPLLCYQEFFYNEHGFDSNFDPEFSDERNWQAQAKLTMKNAYLHLTLEQADWNVSPTQFQASSFPEHWRRRISVIHDGVDTRKAIPNPAPASLKLPDGTVLEKGQPIVTFVNRRLEPYRGCHTFLRAIPDLQRQAPDARLVIVGEGKGVSYGSACPEGEWKDRFLAEIEGQYDPSRVHFTGTLPYSQFIPLLQLSACHVYLTYPFVMSWSLLEAMACGCAVVGSDTAPVREVICHGENGLLVDFFSPADLASAVAEQLRDRERATAFGQAARRTVERTYDLDACVTRHLALMDLVASGSINP, translated from the coding sequence ATGCGAATCCTTTTCGTTCATCAGAACTTCCCTGGCCAGTACGTCCACATCATTCAGCGGCTCGCTCAGCAGGGGCAGCATCAGCTGGTGGCCCTTGGCATCAATGCTCTTGATCGTGGTCGCGGCATTCCCGAGAGCCTTAACCATTTCCGTTACGGCCTCGATCGCGGCAACACCCCAGGAGGCCATCCCTTAGTGATGGAGACTGAATCCAAGATCATTCGTGCTGAGGGCTGTGCCCGTGCTGCTGAGCAGCTCAAGGCGAAGGGCTTCACACCTGATTTGATCTGTGCCCATCCCGGTTGGGGTGAATCACTTTTTCTCAAGGGGATCTGGCCGGGATCGCCTCTGCTTTGTTACCAGGAGTTTTTTTACAACGAGCACGGTTTCGATTCCAATTTCGATCCCGAGTTTTCGGACGAACGTAATTGGCAGGCTCAGGCAAAATTAACCATGAAGAATGCCTATCTGCACCTGACTCTGGAACAGGCGGACTGGAACGTTTCGCCCACGCAATTTCAGGCCAGCAGCTTCCCGGAGCATTGGCGGCGCCGGATCAGCGTGATCCACGACGGTGTGGACACCCGAAAGGCCATTCCCAATCCAGCACCAGCCTCGCTCAAGCTTCCAGATGGCACCGTTTTGGAGAAAGGCCAACCGATCGTCACCTTTGTGAATCGACGATTGGAGCCCTATCGCGGATGTCACACCTTCCTGCGAGCGATTCCCGACCTCCAGCGCCAAGCACCGGATGCGCGCCTTGTGATCGTCGGTGAAGGCAAAGGTGTGAGTTACGGCTCGGCTTGCCCAGAGGGTGAATGGAAGGACCGATTTTTGGCGGAGATAGAGGGGCAATACGACCCAAGCCGTGTGCATTTCACCGGCACGCTTCCTTACAGCCAGTTCATTCCTCTTCTGCAGCTCAGTGCTTGTCACGTTTACCTCACCTATCCCTTCGTGATGAGTTGGAGCCTGCTGGAGGCCATGGCCTGCGGTTGTGCGGTGGTGGGGTCCGATACAGCTCCGGTACGGGAGGTGATTTGCCATGGCGAGAACGGGTTGCTGGTGGATTTCTTTTCCCCGGCGGATCTGGCGTCAGCGGTGGCTGAGCAGCTTCGGGACCGTGAAAGGGCTACGGCCTTTGGTCAGGCAGCACGACGAACGGTGGAACGCACCTACGACCTTGATGCTTGTGTGACGCGACATCTGGCACTGATGGATCTGGTGGCCAGCGGCAGCATCAACCCTTGA
- a CDS encoding UDP-glucuronic acid decarboxylase family protein, which produces MRIHLVTGGAGFLGSHLIDRLMEAGDEVICLDNYFTGRKRNIARWIGHSRFELIRHDVTEPIKLEVDRIWHLACPASPIHYQTNPVKTAKTSFLGTYNMLGLARRVGARLLLASTSEVYGDPEVHPQPESYRGCVNPIGIRSCYDEGKRIAETLCFDYQRMNGVEVRVARIFNTYGPRMLIDDGRVVGNFIVQALRGEPLTLYGDGSQTRSFCFVSDLIEGLIRLMNGADTGPINLGNPDEFTIRQLAELVRQRINPQLPLIEKPLPLDDPRQRRPLIDLARDQLQWQPTVSLEQGLGPTIDSFRSVLALEEDRGA; this is translated from the coding sequence ATGCGGATTCACCTCGTCACCGGTGGGGCCGGGTTCCTGGGCTCCCATCTGATTGACCGGCTGATGGAGGCCGGTGATGAGGTGATCTGCCTCGACAACTATTTCACCGGTCGCAAGCGCAACATCGCCCGTTGGATCGGTCATTCCCGCTTCGAGTTGATCCGCCACGACGTCACCGAGCCGATCAAGCTGGAGGTGGATCGGATCTGGCATCTGGCCTGCCCGGCGTCGCCGATTCATTACCAGACCAATCCGGTGAAGACTGCCAAGACCAGTTTTCTCGGTACCTACAACATGCTGGGCCTGGCCCGGCGGGTGGGGGCACGGTTGCTGCTGGCCAGCACCAGTGAGGTGTACGGCGATCCGGAGGTGCATCCCCAGCCCGAGAGTTATCGGGGCTGCGTGAATCCCATCGGCATCCGCAGCTGCTACGACGAGGGCAAACGCATCGCTGAGACCCTCTGTTTTGACTACCAGCGGATGAATGGTGTGGAGGTGAGGGTGGCGCGCATCTTCAACACCTATGGCCCGCGGATGTTGATCGATGACGGCCGGGTGGTGGGCAACTTCATTGTTCAAGCCCTGCGGGGTGAGCCGTTGACGCTTTATGGCGATGGTTCCCAGACCCGATCGTTCTGTTTCGTCAGCGACCTGATCGAGGGGTTGATCCGCTTGATGAACGGTGCCGATACCGGTCCGATCAACCTGGGCAATCCCGATGAATTCACCATCCGTCAGCTGGCGGAGCTGGTGCGCCAGCGAATTAACCCGCAGCTGCCCCTGATCGAAAAGCCGTTGCCCCTGGATGACCCCCGTCAGCGTCGCCCGCTGATCGACCTGGCGCGAGACCAGCTGCAGTGGCAGCCGACTGTGTCACTGGAGCAGGGACTGGGACCGACGATCGACTCCTTCCGTAGTGTCCTGGCACTGGAGGAGGACCGCGGCGCGTGA
- the hisS gene encoding histidine--tRNA ligase — translation MSQLQSLRGMVDLLPQTLQRWQAVEAVAREHFRCSGFGEIRTPLLETTDLFCRGIGEGTDVVGKEMYSFTDRGDRACTLRPEGTASVVRATLQHGLLSQGAQKFWYAGPMFRYERPQAGRQRQFHQIGVEWLGAESARSDVEVIALAWDLLARLGVGGLELEINSLGSPEDRRAYRAALVSWLEQRLDQLDDDSRARLTTNPLRILDSKNKDTQALLEQAPTLGDALSPESRQRFADVQQGLTALGIPFRLNPRLVRGLDYYGHTAFEITSDQLGAQATVCGGGRYDGLIAQLGGAATPAIGWALGMERLLLVLEAAAKADPHGVAAQLVGAPAPDAYVVNRGELAETMALKLARGLRAAGLTVELDGSGSAFGKQFKRADRCGAPWALVLGDDEAARAEVRLKPLQHKGEERSWAVDDIAAIVEALRNP, via the coding sequence GTGAGTCAGCTGCAGAGCCTCAGGGGCATGGTGGATCTGCTGCCGCAGACTCTGCAGCGGTGGCAGGCCGTGGAAGCCGTCGCCCGGGAGCATTTCCGCTGCTCCGGTTTCGGTGAAATCCGCACGCCGTTGCTGGAAACCACCGATCTCTTCTGCCGTGGCATTGGCGAAGGCACCGATGTGGTGGGCAAGGAGATGTACAGCTTCACAGACCGCGGTGATCGCGCTTGCACCCTGCGGCCGGAGGGCACCGCCTCAGTTGTAAGGGCAACATTGCAGCACGGGCTGTTGAGCCAGGGCGCCCAGAAGTTCTGGTACGCCGGCCCGATGTTCCGCTACGAGCGGCCCCAGGCCGGGCGCCAGCGCCAGTTCCATCAGATCGGTGTGGAGTGGCTGGGGGCGGAGAGCGCCCGCAGCGATGTTGAGGTGATTGCCCTCGCCTGGGATCTGTTGGCCCGGTTGGGGGTGGGTGGCCTCGAGCTGGAGATCAACAGCCTGGGTTCGCCGGAGGATCGGAGGGCCTACCGGGCGGCTCTGGTGAGCTGGCTGGAGCAGCGGCTGGACCAACTGGACGACGACTCCCGCGCCCGACTCACCACCAATCCCCTGCGCATTCTCGATTCTAAAAACAAGGACACCCAGGCCTTGCTTGAGCAGGCGCCCACCCTGGGCGATGCCCTCAGTCCCGAGAGTCGGCAGCGCTTTGCTGACGTGCAGCAGGGGCTCACGGCCCTGGGCATTCCCTTCCGGCTCAATCCGCGGCTGGTGCGGGGGCTGGATTACTACGGCCACACCGCCTTCGAGATCACCAGCGATCAACTGGGGGCGCAGGCCACCGTCTGCGGTGGTGGGCGATACGACGGTTTGATCGCTCAACTGGGTGGAGCGGCCACGCCGGCCATCGGCTGGGCCCTGGGCATGGAGCGGCTGTTGCTGGTGCTGGAGGCAGCGGCGAAGGCTGATCCGCATGGAGTGGCCGCGCAGCTGGTGGGTGCACCAGCCCCTGATGCCTATGTGGTCAATCGCGGCGAACTGGCGGAGACCATGGCGCTGAAGCTCGCGCGGGGCCTGCGGGCTGCAGGTTTGACCGTGGAGCTGGATGGGTCGGGTTCCGCCTTCGGCAAGCAGTTCAAGCGGGCCGATCGCTGCGGTGCCCCCTGGGCTCTGGTGCTGGGTGACGATGAAGCAGCCCGCGCTGAGGTGCGTCTCAAGCCGCTGCAGCACAAGGGTGAAGAACGGTCCTGGGCAGTCGACGACATTGCCGCGATCGTGGAGGCGCTGCGCAACCCCTGA
- a CDS encoding HlyD family efflux transporter periplasmic adaptor subunit, which yields MKLNPFRRNTAASNQDSSVFVTYDESVLQQGRFWMKTVTWTLIGTTVFGVAWLALARTEEIVVAPGQLEPVGSVQDIQMPVGGVADQILVKEGDAVKAGQVLMKLDTEASEEQRLSLEKTIKLKQEQLRLKDQEKQRYLQVNNEEVQMLENNLELQSEILERFEELEEAGATSELQYLSQQNAVEETRGRLLQTKADRLRQVALLEQQVAQLNSELADLTGRLAEARVTLRYQQLKSPVDGVIFDLQPTSAGFTAQSTQTVMKVVPYGSLEAKVEVPSNKIGFVTVPPGCPKDLESCMKADISIDSYPSTDFGVLEGKVTRIGSDALPPDPQEQRQELSFPVTVKLDQQTLELKSGTALPLQVGMSLTANIKLRKVSYLQLLLGEFQDKAESLQRL from the coding sequence ATGAAGCTCAATCCGTTCAGGCGCAACACCGCCGCCTCCAACCAGGACTCCTCTGTTTTCGTCACCTACGACGAATCGGTGCTGCAGCAGGGTCGTTTCTGGATGAAGACCGTCACCTGGACCTTGATCGGCACCACGGTGTTTGGCGTGGCCTGGCTGGCGCTGGCTCGCACCGAGGAGATCGTCGTGGCCCCTGGCCAGTTGGAGCCAGTCGGTTCTGTTCAGGACATCCAGATGCCTGTGGGTGGCGTAGCGGATCAGATCCTGGTGAAGGAAGGGGATGCTGTGAAGGCTGGTCAGGTGTTGATGAAATTGGACACCGAAGCCTCTGAAGAACAGCGTCTCAGCCTTGAGAAAACCATCAAACTCAAGCAGGAGCAGCTGCGTCTCAAGGACCAGGAAAAGCAGAGATACCTCCAAGTGAACAACGAGGAGGTCCAGATGTTGGAAAACAACCTTGAGCTGCAGTCCGAGATCCTCGAACGATTCGAGGAGTTGGAGGAGGCTGGGGCGACCTCCGAGCTGCAATACCTCAGCCAGCAGAACGCCGTGGAGGAGACCCGCGGCCGTCTGTTGCAGACCAAGGCAGACCGCCTCCGGCAAGTGGCGCTGCTGGAGCAGCAGGTGGCGCAGCTCAACTCGGAACTGGCCGATCTGACGGGCCGCCTGGCGGAAGCAAGGGTCACGCTGCGCTATCAGCAATTGAAATCCCCTGTCGATGGGGTGATCTTTGATCTTCAGCCCACATCAGCTGGCTTCACCGCCCAGTCCACCCAGACCGTGATGAAGGTGGTTCCTTACGGCTCCCTGGAAGCCAAGGTGGAAGTGCCGAGCAACAAGATCGGTTTTGTCACGGTGCCACCCGGATGTCCCAAGGATCTGGAGAGCTGCATGAAAGCCGACATCAGCATCGATTCCTATCCATCAACGGATTTCGGCGTGTTGGAAGGGAAGGTGACGCGCATCGGTTCTGATGCTCTGCCGCCGGACCCCCAGGAGCAACGTCAGGAACTGAGCTTCCCCGTCACCGTCAAGCTCGATCAGCAGACGCTGGAGCTGAAAAGCGGCACGGCACTGCCGCTGCAGGTGGGCATGAGCCTGACGGCCAACATCAAGCTGCGCAAGGTCTCATACCTGCAGCTGCTGCTGGGTGAGTTTCAGGACAAGGCTGAATCGCTGCAGCGCCTCTGA